The following coding sequences lie in one Rhizobium sp. ZPR4 genomic window:
- a CDS encoding VWA domain-containing protein, whose protein sequence is MYQLDLPWLLVLVPLPLVVRWLFPPHHATSPSVRLPFFDEVAKAAGVTPARGSIAARRSRSQIIVETIAWCLLILALARPQFIEPPLEKLEPQRDILLALDLSQSMDTRDFPGADGKPEPRVDAVRQTVSDFIEKRSGDRIGLIAFGDAPYPLAPFTMDHALVRTLVAGLLPGIAGPRTSLGDSLGLAIRMFDKTNVPEKVLILLTDGNDTASKMPPLKAAEIAKAKGIVIHTVGIGDPKATGEEKLDISTLQQIAAKTGGRYFFGSDQASLATIYNVLDAITPQDQKRLSWRPRVELFQWPLAMAFSLLSGWCLLTGLIGHARRRVAT, encoded by the coding sequence ATGTATCAGCTTGATCTGCCTTGGTTGCTTGTTCTTGTGCCTCTGCCGCTCGTCGTGCGCTGGCTTTTTCCTCCGCATCACGCCACGTCGCCGTCCGTCAGACTGCCATTCTTTGACGAAGTAGCAAAAGCTGCTGGCGTTACCCCGGCTCGTGGGTCGATCGCGGCGAGACGGTCACGATCGCAGATCATCGTCGAAACAATTGCATGGTGTCTGCTTATCCTTGCGCTTGCAAGGCCACAATTCATCGAGCCGCCTCTCGAGAAGCTGGAGCCTCAGCGTGACATCCTCCTGGCGCTTGATCTCTCGCAATCGATGGATACACGCGATTTCCCGGGTGCCGACGGCAAGCCTGAACCCCGTGTCGATGCGGTCAGACAGACCGTATCCGATTTCATTGAAAAGCGCAGCGGTGACCGGATCGGCTTGATCGCCTTCGGCGACGCCCCCTACCCTCTTGCACCCTTTACCATGGACCACGCCCTCGTGCGCACGCTGGTTGCGGGCCTGCTTCCGGGAATTGCGGGACCGCGGACCTCGCTTGGGGATTCACTGGGGCTTGCCATTCGCATGTTCGACAAGACGAACGTACCCGAGAAGGTCCTGATCCTTTTGACGGATGGTAATGACACGGCAAGTAAGATGCCACCGTTGAAGGCAGCCGAGATCGCCAAGGCAAAGGGCATTGTCATCCACACGGTTGGGATTGGCGATCCGAAAGCCACCGGCGAGGAGAAGCTCGACATCTCGACCCTGCAACAGATCGCAGCAAAGACTGGCGGGCGCTACTTTTTCGGCAGTGATCAGGCCTCGCTTGCCACGATCTACAATGTGCTCGATGCCATCACGCCGCAAGACCAGAAGCGGCTGTCCTGGCGGCCACGTGTCGAACTGTTTCAGTGGCCGCTCGCCATGGCGTTTTCCCTCCTATCAGGATGGTGCCTGCTCACAGGGCTTATTGGTCACGCCAGGCGGAGGGTGGCAACATGA
- a CDS encoding VWA domain-containing protein, with amino-acid sequence MISDLHFLRPWWLMALIVPLVVIWLSSRTLDIRRRWSSMIAPHLLDKLLVEPDQRGNLRPAWLLAIVLGLSILGLAGPTWQHEAPPFLADTAALVIAVDLSPTMDAVDISPSRIERAKLKIHDILATRQGARTGVIAYAGTAHLVVPLTDDNALIETYTDALATGIMPKPGKDTSAALNLAGGLMKAEGGPGTILLLTDGVEKAAEAAAKQIDSNLLILGFGTEAGGVVDSAGGRAFSPDGGKRLNSALDLGALRGTATGMGAEVATMTDDDADVRWIAENIQANFIRQNTGSGDRWRDLGWWLVVPTVLAFALSFRRGWVVKVAIVVLTMRLIVPTEARAADFADMWLTSDQQGQLAFERGQFERAASLFKDPNWKGVALYRAGRYRQASQAFAMSDTAEAWYNQGNCLVHTGEFDEAIAAYHKALEKRKAWPEAEANLAIAELLKKKQQEDDEEAQEPNEKPDSIQFDDKGKRGKAGMIDMAEQTSEMWIRNIAVSPADLMARKFALEDRGAR; translated from the coding sequence ATGATCTCCGACCTCCATTTTCTGAGACCATGGTGGCTGATGGCGCTGATCGTGCCACTTGTGGTCATTTGGCTATCGTCGCGAACACTGGATATAAGGCGTCGCTGGAGCAGCATGATTGCGCCCCATCTACTCGACAAATTGCTGGTCGAACCCGATCAACGTGGCAATCTGAGACCCGCCTGGTTGCTTGCGATTGTACTTGGTCTCTCCATCCTCGGTCTGGCCGGTCCGACCTGGCAGCACGAAGCGCCACCTTTCCTCGCCGATACCGCGGCACTGGTCATTGCCGTCGACCTTTCGCCGACCATGGATGCCGTTGACATAAGCCCGAGCCGGATCGAGCGCGCAAAGCTGAAAATCCACGATATTCTGGCGACACGCCAAGGCGCCCGCACGGGCGTAATCGCCTATGCGGGAACAGCCCATCTGGTTGTTCCGCTCACCGACGACAATGCCCTGATCGAGACCTATACGGACGCCCTTGCAACCGGCATCATGCCGAAGCCGGGGAAAGATACGTCGGCTGCGCTCAATCTGGCCGGCGGGTTGATGAAGGCGGAGGGCGGCCCCGGAACCATTCTGCTGCTGACCGACGGGGTCGAGAAGGCAGCTGAGGCAGCAGCAAAGCAGATCGATAGTAATCTGCTGATACTGGGCTTCGGGACGGAGGCCGGCGGTGTGGTCGACTCAGCAGGTGGTCGTGCTTTTTCGCCCGATGGCGGAAAAAGGCTCAATTCGGCGCTCGACCTAGGCGCTCTGCGCGGCACCGCAACCGGGATGGGTGCAGAGGTGGCAACCATGACCGATGACGATGCGGATGTCCGGTGGATCGCTGAGAATATCCAAGCAAATTTCATCCGGCAAAATACCGGGAGCGGTGATCGCTGGCGCGATCTGGGATGGTGGCTTGTGGTGCCAACGGTGCTTGCATTCGCGCTCTCGTTTCGCCGCGGCTGGGTTGTCAAGGTGGCGATCGTAGTCCTCACCATGCGGCTTATCGTGCCGACGGAAGCCCGCGCCGCAGACTTCGCCGACATGTGGCTCACCTCCGATCAGCAAGGGCAACTGGCGTTCGAGCGCGGACAGTTCGAGCGCGCGGCAAGCCTGTTCAAGGATCCGAACTGGAAAGGCGTCGCGCTCTATCGGGCCGGCCGCTACCGACAGGCATCGCAAGCTTTTGCGATGTCAGACACAGCGGAGGCCTGGTACAACCAGGGCAATTGCCTGGTTCATACAGGCGAGTTCGACGAGGCAATCGCGGCCTATCACAAGGCACTGGAGAAGCGGAAGGCATGGCCGGAGGCTGAGGCAAATCTCGCCATTGCCGAACTCTTGAAAAAGAAACAGCAAGAGGACGACGAAGAGGCACAGGAACCGAACGAAAAACCTGATAGCATTCAGTTCGATGACAAGGGCAAGCGCGGCAAGGCTGGCATGATCGATATGGCCGAGCAGACTTCGGAGATGTGGATCAGGAACATCGCCGTCAGCCCAGCAGACCTGATGGCGCGAAAGTTTGCCCTCGAGGATCGCGGGGCGCGGTGA
- a CDS encoding BatD family protein, with amino-acid sequence MDQEHRRQPSRPDGAKVCPRGSRGAVMRWLLFLLLLMPAPAMAADPFARARIEDAKAVVPGQQVHLTVEVLAPNYFTSPPQFPLFDLPDAMVTLPEERARTAVQSIDGTQYSMIAHTYLIVPQATGTFDVPPIRIELGYFGDGVPVEAVTATQPVSFTVATGTNVADGSTAVEFAARRLEVTQTFDRDQDRLKTGDTLVRTISVTAADTQSMLMPPVNLGVVDGLHQYVKQPALADNIAQDRGTVSRRTETIAYTMTAAGSFMLPEINYPWFDINSHMSAVASLPARTILVSPAPAATGIAPASHREIRDVLEERRAVAIWILGILLVVSVCWRARDLPEKIAEMTRNGLARISQSRRYRLRRLKSTIASADLPKVYAALQQWSRSEGYHTLHAWANAHQPELRGHIQALEARLFGGSPNDVDRKRIAALVARRQTQLFVRSSGRHLPALNPTSKPR; translated from the coding sequence GTGGATCAGGAACATCGCCGTCAGCCCAGCAGACCTGATGGCGCGAAAGTTTGCCCTCGAGGATCGCGGGGCGCGGTGATGAGATGGCTGCTATTCCTGTTACTATTGATGCCGGCCCCGGCCATGGCCGCCGATCCATTTGCCCGCGCGCGCATCGAAGACGCGAAGGCCGTCGTACCTGGTCAGCAGGTGCATCTGACGGTCGAGGTCCTTGCACCGAATTATTTCACCTCGCCGCCACAGTTTCCCCTGTTCGACCTGCCGGATGCCATGGTCACCCTTCCGGAAGAGCGCGCGCGTACTGCGGTGCAATCGATCGACGGGACGCAATATTCCATGATCGCGCATACCTATCTGATCGTTCCGCAGGCCACGGGGACATTCGATGTGCCACCAATTCGAATAGAACTTGGCTATTTTGGAGATGGTGTTCCGGTCGAGGCGGTGACAGCAACTCAGCCGGTCTCCTTTACCGTTGCAACCGGCACGAATGTTGCGGATGGGAGCACAGCCGTCGAGTTTGCGGCTCGTAGACTTGAGGTCACCCAGACCTTCGACCGTGATCAGGACCGGTTGAAGACCGGCGATACCCTTGTGCGTACCATTTCGGTGACCGCCGCCGATACCCAGTCGATGCTGATGCCGCCGGTCAACCTCGGTGTTGTTGATGGGCTTCACCAATATGTGAAGCAGCCAGCGCTTGCCGATAATATCGCTCAGGATAGAGGCACGGTGAGCCGGAGAACGGAAACCATCGCCTATACGATGACAGCGGCCGGGAGCTTCATGCTTCCGGAGATCAATTATCCCTGGTTTGATATCAATTCTCACATGTCGGCGGTTGCCAGTTTGCCAGCAAGGACAATCCTCGTGTCACCGGCGCCCGCAGCCACTGGAATCGCCCCCGCATCCCACCGTGAAATACGAGACGTCCTTGAAGAGCGGCGCGCCGTCGCCATTTGGATTCTTGGCATCTTATTAGTGGTCAGTGTCTGTTGGCGTGCACGCGACCTTCCGGAAAAAATCGCCGAGATGACGAGAAATGGCCTCGCGCGCATTTCGCAATCGCGCCGATACCGGCTCAGGCGTCTCAAATCCACAATTGCCTCGGCCGATCTGCCAAAGGTCTACGCCGCACTCCAGCAATGGAGCAGGTCCGAGGGCTATCATACACTTCATGCATGGGCGAATGCGCATCAGCCGGAACTGCGCGGGCATATTCAAGCGCTCGAGGCTAGGCTCTTTGGCGGAAGCCCAAATGATGTCGATCGAAAACGCATTGCAGCGCTTGTCGCAAGAAGACAGACACAACTCTTTGTGCGATCGTCGGGCCGACACCTTCCCGCGCTCAATCCGACCTCGAAGCCCCGCTAG
- a CDS encoding formylglycine-generating enzyme family protein, whose product MSLAFDGVEQEGIAPAGMIWIPGQTYRMGSDNHYPEEAPAHPVKVDGFWIDETPVTNRRFMQFVNDTGYVTTAEKAPDPKDYPGALPSMLRAGSLVFSQPKAIDGSDIRQWWAFKFGANWRRPLGGLSDLRGKLDHPVIHVAWSDARAYADWAGLDLPTEAEWELAARGGLDDSEFAWGDELQPGGELMANTWQGTFPTHSTKPKGQERTTPVRSFPANGYGLYDMIGNVWEWTADYWTTRHPEPAAHSCCIPSNPRGGNVEASFDPRQPNIKIARRVLKGGSHLCAPNYCRRYRPAARHAEPEDTSTSHVGFRCVRRIKA is encoded by the coding sequence ATGTCACTGGCGTTCGACGGCGTTGAGCAGGAAGGCATAGCCCCTGCCGGCATGATATGGATACCGGGGCAAACCTACAGGATGGGATCGGACAATCACTATCCTGAGGAAGCGCCGGCGCATCCGGTCAAGGTGGACGGCTTCTGGATCGATGAGACGCCGGTCACAAATCGCCGTTTCATGCAATTCGTCAACGACACCGGCTATGTGACGACGGCGGAAAAAGCGCCCGATCCCAAGGATTATCCCGGCGCTCTTCCATCAATGCTGCGGGCCGGTTCGCTGGTCTTTTCGCAACCCAAAGCGATCGACGGATCGGATATCCGGCAATGGTGGGCGTTCAAGTTCGGCGCAAACTGGCGCCGCCCGCTTGGAGGCCTGAGCGACCTTCGCGGAAAACTCGATCACCCCGTCATTCATGTCGCCTGGAGCGATGCCAGGGCCTATGCCGACTGGGCAGGACTGGATCTGCCGACGGAGGCGGAGTGGGAACTGGCCGCCCGCGGTGGACTGGATGACAGCGAATTTGCCTGGGGAGACGAGTTGCAGCCGGGTGGCGAGCTCATGGCCAACACCTGGCAGGGAACGTTTCCGACCCATTCGACCAAACCGAAGGGCCAGGAACGCACCACACCCGTCCGTTCGTTTCCCGCCAACGGCTACGGGCTCTACGATATGATCGGCAATGTATGGGAATGGACGGCCGACTATTGGACGACACGCCACCCCGAACCGGCGGCGCATTCCTGTTGCATTCCAAGCAATCCGAGGGGTGGCAACGTTGAGGCCAGTTTCGACCCTCGACAGCCGAATATAAAAATTGCGCGACGCGTGCTGAAGGGTGGCTCGCATTTGTGTGCCCCGAACTACTGCCGTCGCTACCGACCCGCCGCCCGGCATGCCGAGCCGGAGGACACATCCACGAGCCATGTGGGCTTTCGATGCGTGAGACGAATTAAAGCGTAA
- a CDS encoding HAD family hydrolase: MNRAHDKIEAALASLIAGFALLLIGVLPALAQEPLTSWNDTAAKSRIIDFVKATVTQGGDGYVAPEDRIAVFDNDGTLWTEQPYYVQLGFMLDRVKTLAPQHPEWKTKEPFKSILNGDLKGLAKGGEMGIVELATATHSGMTTDQFNKIVTDWFAKATHPKTGKPYTDMTYVPMRELLDYLRANGFKTYIVSGGGVEFIRPVTERLYGIPPEQVVGSTIATEYAIVGDVPVLKRLPKIDFVDDGRGKPSGINKFIGRKPIFVAGNSDGDYEMMRWVTAAKGPGFAMLIHHTDADREYAYDRQSVFGKLDKALDEAQRRNWLVVDMKSDWKKVFAFEQ; encoded by the coding sequence ATGAACAGAGCTCATGATAAGATCGAGGCGGCTCTCGCCTCCTTGATCGCAGGGTTTGCCTTGCTCCTGATTGGCGTGCTCCCCGCTCTGGCGCAGGAGCCATTGACATCATGGAACGATACGGCAGCCAAATCCCGCATCATCGATTTCGTCAAGGCGACGGTGACCCAAGGTGGTGACGGCTATGTCGCGCCCGAGGACCGGATCGCCGTTTTCGACAATGACGGCACGCTCTGGACGGAGCAGCCATATTACGTGCAGCTTGGCTTCATGCTCGACCGCGTCAAGACACTCGCGCCACAACATCCGGAATGGAAGACGAAGGAGCCGTTCAAGAGCATTCTGAATGGTGACCTGAAGGGGTTGGCCAAGGGTGGAGAAATGGGGATCGTCGAACTGGCCACGGCGACGCATTCCGGCATGACGACCGATCAGTTCAACAAGATCGTCACGGACTGGTTTGCCAAAGCGACCCATCCGAAGACCGGCAAGCCTTACACGGACATGACCTATGTGCCGATGCGCGAGCTCCTGGATTACCTGCGTGCCAACGGTTTCAAGACCTATATTGTATCCGGCGGCGGCGTCGAATTCATCCGGCCGGTTACGGAGCGCCTATACGGTATTCCGCCCGAGCAGGTCGTCGGCAGCACGATCGCCACCGAATATGCGATCGTCGGTGACGTGCCGGTCCTCAAACGCCTGCCTAAGATCGACTTCGTCGATGATGGCCGAGGTAAGCCCTCGGGTATCAACAAGTTCATCGGCCGCAAACCAATCTTCGTGGCCGGCAATTCCGACGGCGACTATGAGATGATGCGCTGGGTAACTGCGGCCAAGGGGCCGGGTTTCGCGATGCTTATCCATCATACCGATGCCGACCGGGAATATGCCTATGATCGCCAGTCGGTCTTTGGTAAGCTCGATAAGGCACTGGACGAGGCGCAACGCCGCAATTGGCTTGTCGTGGACATGAAGAGCGATTGGAAGAAGGTCTTTGCCTTTGAGCAATAA
- a CDS encoding transporter — translation MTRVVTASISLLLSGAATQAAENGTGFYLLGSKGPAAGITPPPGVYFQNDIYIYSGDLGGGKSLPVGGKVAVGVRGDAVFELPTILWILPEDVAGGRFGLSATLPVGWMKTSADVTLTGPRGRTVGGNVTDTVFTVGDPVISGLLGWEAGNFHWQTGVMVNVPIGDYQDGEIANVAFHHWGADVSASMTWLDPAIGLDLSGTVGMTFNAENPATNYRTGNELHFEWAAVQHFNEQFDAGLVGYYYQQVSGDSGQGATLGDFKGRTMAIGATVGWNFKVGELPVSARLKYFHEFDTKNRADGDAVFVTLSMPLSITKPVSAQ, via the coding sequence ATGACCCGCGTGGTGACTGCAAGTATTTCCTTGTTGTTATCGGGTGCCGCAACCCAGGCAGCGGAAAATGGGACTGGCTTCTATCTCCTCGGATCCAAAGGCCCTGCCGCGGGCATCACGCCGCCACCGGGTGTCTATTTTCAGAATGATATCTATATTTACTCTGGCGATCTGGGTGGGGGGAAATCTCTGCCGGTAGGCGGTAAGGTGGCCGTTGGCGTCAGGGGCGACGCGGTCTTCGAGCTACCGACCATTTTGTGGATACTTCCGGAAGATGTCGCAGGAGGGCGGTTTGGCTTGTCAGCAACGTTGCCGGTCGGCTGGATGAAGACATCGGCCGATGTGACCTTGACCGGCCCTCGCGGCCGCACTGTTGGGGGCAACGTCACGGACACAGTCTTCACCGTTGGGGATCCCGTTATCAGTGGGCTATTGGGCTGGGAAGCGGGCAACTTTCACTGGCAGACCGGCGTGATGGTCAACGTGCCGATCGGCGACTATCAGGATGGCGAAATCGCCAATGTTGCGTTCCATCATTGGGGCGCGGACGTGTCAGCCTCCATGACCTGGCTCGATCCAGCCATTGGCCTCGATCTTTCGGGGACGGTTGGCATGACCTTCAATGCGGAAAATCCCGCAACGAATTATCGGACCGGCAACGAGCTTCATTTTGAGTGGGCCGCGGTCCAGCATTTCAATGAGCAGTTCGACGCTGGCCTGGTTGGCTACTACTATCAGCAGGTAAGCGGCGACAGCGGACAGGGAGCCACGCTCGGAGATTTCAAGGGACGAACCATGGCGATCGGTGCAACGGTCGGCTGGAACTTCAAGGTCGGAGAGCTGCCGGTGTCCGCCCGACTGAAATATTTTCATGAATTTGATACGAAGAACCGTGCAGACGGTGATGCCGTGTTTGTCACCCTGTCCATGCCATTGTCCATCACCAAGCCGGTATCGGCGCAGTAA
- a CDS encoding mechanosensitive ion channel family protein, with protein MSWLSVRAFLAAGDHTGATAGLAQQQKIDDLVKLLRDPDIRSWLTTQSAAVPPARSAGVAPTGGLAGWEASTRTHVNEIISAIPSVPSEILSASLRVRQDAIAHGFAPVFLIFAGLVALGLAAEWFYRKAHLSDEGLAARLAPICVFALGIAVVFFAVEWPPLARLVLLAYLTGFVVFRVCSALIGITVSQSSLRLRGRILAAVLSFAVAGAALAQPLGVVEPAADATSIGFSLLALALATEAIWTSWQRSTNSKAAMALIFVIVWCLWAFGLKALFWLGLYAVALPALLSGVGRAAESVVRSDASGIRRVLVVRGARAIVVAAATSWLAIVWQLNPQGLGHDNPVVTAIFYGLLKSVLILLLADLVWQLAKNWIDRKLAASLDTSALAPADAARQARFRTLLPILRNGLAVAVAVMAGLIILSEFGVQIGPLIAGAGIFGVALGFGSQTLVKDIISGVFYMFDDAFRVGEYIQAKNYKGTVEGFSLRSVRLRHHRGPVFTVPFGELGAVENMSRDWVIDKFRISVGFDTDVEKARKLTKQIGTELMEDTELGPLFIQPLKLKGVEEFGDYGIVLSFGMMTVPGMQTYIRRKAYLKIREAFKANGIDFAQPIVNVGGDDKSNGAAAPASILARKARTTEPTEGPG; from the coding sequence ATGAGCTGGCTGTCGGTCCGCGCATTCCTCGCTGCCGGTGACCATACGGGAGCCACCGCGGGCCTGGCCCAACAACAGAAGATCGATGATCTCGTCAAGCTCCTTCGGGACCCGGATATTCGCAGCTGGCTGACGACGCAGTCGGCAGCAGTTCCCCCTGCCCGGTCTGCCGGGGTGGCGCCGACCGGAGGCCTGGCGGGTTGGGAGGCCTCCACCCGAACCCACGTCAATGAGATCATCTCTGCCATTCCCTCCGTACCGTCGGAGATTCTCTCTGCCTCCTTACGGGTACGCCAGGATGCGATAGCCCACGGCTTTGCGCCCGTCTTCCTGATCTTTGCCGGGCTTGTCGCTTTGGGCCTCGCGGCCGAATGGTTTTACAGGAAAGCTCACTTGTCGGACGAAGGGCTGGCGGCGCGACTTGCCCCCATCTGCGTATTCGCCTTGGGCATTGCCGTCGTCTTTTTCGCCGTCGAGTGGCCGCCACTCGCCCGTCTCGTCCTTCTTGCCTATCTTACGGGTTTCGTCGTCTTTCGCGTCTGCTCGGCGCTGATCGGCATTACTGTCTCCCAATCCTCGCTTCGCCTGCGAGGCCGCATTCTCGCAGCGGTCTTGTCGTTCGCCGTCGCCGGCGCCGCATTGGCGCAGCCGCTCGGCGTGGTCGAGCCCGCCGCCGACGCAACCTCTATCGGCTTCTCACTCCTCGCGTTGGCGCTTGCGACAGAGGCCATCTGGACATCGTGGCAGCGCTCGACAAATTCGAAGGCAGCCATGGCGCTCATCTTTGTCATTGTCTGGTGCCTGTGGGCGTTCGGTCTCAAGGCCCTGTTCTGGCTTGGCCTTTATGCGGTCGCGCTGCCCGCGCTCTTGTCGGGCGTTGGCCGTGCCGCTGAAAGTGTGGTCCGGAGTGACGCCTCCGGCATCAGACGCGTGCTCGTGGTTCGCGGCGCGCGCGCGATCGTTGTTGCAGCTGCCACGAGCTGGCTTGCCATCGTCTGGCAATTGAACCCGCAAGGACTTGGTCATGACAATCCCGTCGTTACGGCAATCTTCTACGGGCTTCTGAAAAGCGTCCTGATCCTCCTCCTTGCCGATCTCGTTTGGCAGCTTGCCAAGAACTGGATCGACCGCAAGCTGGCTGCTTCGTTGGACACATCGGCTCTTGCCCCGGCCGATGCCGCCCGCCAGGCGCGTTTCCGCACCCTACTGCCAATCCTGCGAAACGGGCTTGCCGTGGCGGTAGCCGTGATGGCCGGCCTAATTATCCTCTCCGAGTTCGGCGTACAGATCGGCCCCTTGATCGCCGGCGCCGGAATATTTGGCGTAGCCCTCGGTTTCGGCTCGCAAACACTGGTCAAGGACATTATCAGCGGCGTTTTCTACATGTTCGACGACGCCTTCCGGGTCGGCGAATATATTCAGGCGAAGAACTACAAGGGTACGGTCGAAGGGTTCAGCCTGCGCTCCGTGCGGTTGCGCCACCATCGAGGTCCGGTCTTCACCGTGCCGTTCGGCGAGCTCGGCGCGGTTGAAAACATGAGCCGCGACTGGGTGATCGACAAGTTCCGCATATCCGTCGGTTTCGACACGGATGTCGAGAAGGCCCGTAAACTCACCAAGCAGATCGGCACCGAGCTGATGGAAGACACCGAACTGGGTCCATTGTTCATCCAGCCGTTGAAGCTGAAGGGCGTGGAGGAGTTCGGCGATTATGGGATCGTGCTGAGCTTCGGCATGATGACCGTGCCGGGAATGCAGACCTATATCCGTCGAAAGGCATATCTGAAGATCCGCGAAGCCTTCAAGGCGAACGGCATCGACTTCGCCCAGCCCATCGTCAACGTCGGCGGCGACGACAAGAGTAACGGCGCGGCCGCGCCCGCTTCGATTCTCGCCAGAAAAGCCAGGACGACCGAGCCGACGGAGGGGCCAGGTTGA
- a CDS encoding DUF982 domain-containing protein has protein sequence MYDAKWQAPVVIDLSHPHGRQTITTVREAADCLMDIWPEPDHSVERDEALRICLEVFEGNASADDARDAFLAAARSAGLSTS, from the coding sequence ATGTATGACGCAAAATGGCAGGCCCCCGTTGTCATCGATCTATCGCACCCGCACGGGCGCCAGACCATCACGACGGTTCGAGAAGCCGCCGACTGCCTCATGGACATCTGGCCGGAGCCGGACCACAGCGTTGAGCGCGACGAGGCTCTTCGCATCTGCCTTGAAGTCTTCGAGGGCAATGCCAGCGCCGACGATGCGAGAGACGCTTTCCTGGCCGCCGCGAGATCAGCGGGACTTTCGACATCATGA
- a CDS encoding DUF2092 domain-containing protein — MLHLKRSRLLLATIALLIAANCVSAQEQHAREPRIEPESIEALKKMGEHLQSLQIFSLKATTTADVILDTDQKLEIGGTATYEVKRPDHLRIDLTTDVVHGELVYDGKTLIYASPDKNVYAQVPAPATIKDTLEQAAQKYHLTFPLADLFSWGTPDAPINLIREGFFVGHANINGKETNHWAYRGPDQDAEIWIATEGAPLPLKVSLVDREDLTRPRITSILEWTENATIPDDTFAYKPAEGAQKIKFLGEEDKK, encoded by the coding sequence ATGCTTCATTTGAAACGGTCGCGCCTCTTGCTCGCGACAATAGCACTGCTCATTGCTGCAAACTGCGTGAGCGCGCAGGAGCAGCATGCAAGGGAGCCGCGCATCGAGCCAGAATCCATCGAGGCCCTCAAAAAGATGGGCGAGCATCTGCAATCGCTGCAAATCTTCAGTCTGAAGGCAACGACGACGGCGGACGTCATCCTCGATACCGATCAAAAGCTCGAAATTGGCGGCACGGCGACCTACGAGGTCAAGAGACCCGACCACCTGCGCATCGATCTGACGACGGACGTCGTTCACGGCGAACTGGTCTATGACGGCAAGACGCTTATCTACGCATCGCCTGACAAGAATGTTTACGCTCAGGTACCGGCACCGGCCACCATCAAGGACACGCTGGAGCAGGCCGCCCAAAAATATCATCTGACTTTCCCGCTGGCGGATCTTTTTTCCTGGGGAACGCCCGACGCACCGATCAATCTGATCCGCGAGGGCTTCTTCGTCGGCCATGCCAATATCAATGGCAAGGAAACCAATCACTGGGCGTATCGGGGACCGGATCAGGACGCGGAAATCTGGATCGCCACGGAAGGGGCGCCCCTTCCCCTGAAGGTTTCCCTTGTCGACCGCGAAGATCTTACCCGGCCGCGGATCACCTCGATTCTCGAATGGACGGAAAACGCGACGATCCCGGACGACACGTTCGCCTATAAGCCGGCCGAAGGCGCCCAGAAGATCAAGTTCCTCGGCGAGGAGGACAAGAAATGA
- a CDS encoding cysteine rich repeat-containing protein, whose amino-acid sequence MMRKTGRLFCGLLLAGMVSAGIAKAETVSYADAISILAKDCGADIKKLCKGINLGNGRVADCLKENTTKVSPTCTASLSSVATSIQQREEAQAAYEKVCAHDMAQHCRGVKGDGYILACLIKTQRLVGDKCNQAITDAGWR is encoded by the coding sequence ATGATGAGGAAGACCGGAAGGCTATTTTGTGGATTGCTATTGGCGGGAATGGTCTCCGCAGGCATCGCGAAGGCTGAGACCGTCAGCTATGCGGATGCGATCTCGATACTTGCGAAGGATTGCGGCGCTGACATCAAGAAGCTCTGCAAGGGGATCAATCTTGGAAATGGCCGCGTCGCGGATTGCCTGAAAGAGAATACGACGAAGGTGTCCCCCACCTGTACCGCATCTCTTTCCAGCGTCGCGACGTCGATCCAGCAGCGCGAAGAAGCACAGGCAGCTTATGAAAAAGTCTGCGCCCATGACATGGCGCAGCATTGCCGAGGTGTCAAAGGCGACGGTTACATACTCGCCTGCCTGATAAAGACGCAGCGCCTCGTCGGCGACAAATGCAATCAAGCAATCACTGATGCCGGATGGAGATGA